In Spinacia oleracea cultivar Varoflay chromosome 5, BTI_SOV_V1, whole genome shotgun sequence, a single window of DNA contains:
- the LOC110783826 gene encoding uncharacterized protein gives MCAQEIEDRKETALYYFSRTLAHTVHVISKADPIKYILSRPVLSGRLAKWIIFIKQYDIVYVPQKSEKGQEIADFFADHPVPPEWELSVDLPGEDVFYIDILPPWEIYFDGASRQDGAGAGIVFLSPERHVLTYSFVLTQLCSYNMAEYQALILGLQIAVELELKDLDIYGDSQLVISRLLGEYKVKKEDLIPYHRHATKFLEKLDTTKLNHVPRSANKMADALVGLAATLTLGAEETMFVPVCNRWSLLLTEKKLKMRKLT, from the exons ATGTGCGCTCAAGAAATAGAGGATCGTAAAGAGACGGCTCTTTACTACTTCAGTCGGACGTTG GCTCATACAGTTCATGTCATCTCAAAAGCTGACCCAATCAAGTATATCCTTTCAAGACCAGTTCTCTCAGGACGACTTGCTAAATGGATTATATTCATAAAACAGTATGACATTGTGTACGTGCCGCAAAAATCTGAGAAAGGTCAAGAAATAGCAGATTTCTTTGCAGATCATCCAGTGCCACCTGAATGGGAGCTTTCCGTTGATTTGCCTGGGGAGGATGTGTTCTATATTGACATACTCCCACCTTGGGAAATATACTTTGACGGAGCTTCCCGTCAAGATGGTGCTGGAGCAGGCATTGTCTTTTTATCTCCAGAAAGACATGTTTTGACTTACTCCTTTGTGCTAACTCAGTTATGCTCATATAATATGGCTGAATACCAAGCCCTCATCCTAGGACTTCAAATAGCCGTGGAATTAGAATTAAAGGACTTGGATATTTACGGAGATTCACAACTAGTGATAAGCCGACTCTTAGGAGAATATAAAGTCAAGAAAGAGGATTTAATTCCCTATCACAGACATGCAACAAAATTTCTTGAGAAGCTTGACACAACTAAGTTAAATCATGTTCCAAGGAGTGCCAACAAAATGGCTGACGCACTCGTGGGGCTTGCAGCCACTTTGACACTAGGGGCAGAAGAAACCATGTTTGTACCTGTTTGCAATCGTTGGTCGTTACTCCTGACGGAGAAGAAGTTGAAGATGAGGAAGTTGACATGA